One segment of Oreochromis niloticus isolate F11D_XX linkage group LG8, O_niloticus_UMD_NMBU, whole genome shotgun sequence DNA contains the following:
- the sgca gene encoding alpha-sarcoglycan, producing MAGCGSWVFFLTVCSASLFGASADIKVTIPVGRFFTHELLRETFQNDFEPLGKVYGILYNDPIIFKCNKQNFPDLPEWLRFTQRNPYDNGFLYGTPMSPGKSIIEIYATNQRSYDTVRHLLIIKVVPEKILPYQVEVFIKLREIEKVLPSTVQDEIKQDLQKLWDRNPLEMINITNALDRGGRVPLPLAGHFEGVYVKVGSKEYFSECLLRVLTLENKNQCKEEAKIKVPGECHFCINPSNCITWCKTELFDLTKMKPKPPAPTMSSGILEAGEDFRPLESPPSRDYFPDYIVTVIVPLILAIILFLLLAYIMFGRREGVAKRNARTNQIQLYHHYTIHENTDELRTMAGSRGMPPPLSTLPMFNSRTGDRASPLQSDSIPLIMAQQDPYSDTLPRK from the exons ATGGCAGGCTGTGGGAGCTGGGTCTTCTTTTTAACAG TGTGTTCTGCCAGTTTGTTTGGGGCCAGTGCTGACATCAAAGTTACCATTCCTGTGGGGAGGTTTTTTACACATGAACTGTTGAGAGAGACTTTCCAGAACGACTTTGAACCTTTGGGCAAAGTCTACG GCATATTGTACAACGACCCCATAATTTTTAAGTGCAACAAACAGAATTTCCCAGACCTCCCAGAGTGGTTGCGCTTCACCCAAAGGAACCCCTATGACAATGGCTTCTTGTATGGCACACCAATGTCTCCAGGAAAAAGTATAATTGAG ATTTATGCCACCAACCAGCGGAGCTACGACACAGTCAGACACCTTCTCATAATCAAAGTCGTTCCAG AGAAGATTCTGCCCTATCAAGTCGAAGTCTTCATCAAACTGAGAGAGATTGAAAAAGTGCTGCCCTCTACTGTTCAGGATGAGATAAAGCAGGATTTGCAGAAGCTGTGGGACAGAAACCCCTTGGAAATGATCAACATCACCAACGCCCTCGACCGTGGTGGCAGAGTTCCACTCCCTCTTGCAGGGCACTTTGAAGG TGTGTATGTGAAGGTAGGGTCAAAGGAGTATTTCTCCGAATGTCTCCTGAGGGTGTTGACACTGGAGAACAAAAACCAGTGCAAGGAAGAGGCCAAAATCAAAGTCCCTGGAGAATGCCACTTCTGCATAAATCCCAGCAACTGTATCACCTGGTGCAAGACGGAGCTG TTTGATCTGACAAAGATGAAGCCGAAGCCACCTGCTCCCACAATGAGTTCAGGGATTTTGGAGGCTGGAGAGGACTTCAGACCTCTGGAGTCTCCCCCAAGCAGAGACTATTTCCCAGACTACATTGTGACAGTGATTGTGCCCCTGATCCTCGCCATcatcctgtttctgctgctggCTTACATCATGTTTGGCAGACGGGAAGGAGT TGCCAAACGGAATGCAAGAACAAACCA AATTCAGCTGTACCACCACTACACCATCCATGAGAACACTGACgagctgaggaccatggctgGAAGCAGAGGCATGCCTCCACCCCTCTCCACACTGCCCATGTTTAACAGCCGGACTGGAGACAGGGCCTCCCCGCTGCAGTCTGACAGCATCCCACTCATCATGGCGCAACA AGATCCGTACAGTGACACACTACCCAG gaAGTGA
- the ppp1r9bb gene encoding neurabin-2: MMKTESTSKSTGSGSTLRSPSPHRNAYEAGMQALKPVKDNAANGDMQEGPRGRRYGSNVHRIKNMFQQMQTTSPAEGEGEDNARIADKSVRLSLPRAGSLNENVDHSALLKLGSTVSERVSKFDTKPENGHQRASSPSYSKLQETRRIFEEKQQQEKLQQEKLQLEKLQQEKLATTRVLLKTDKASSFQDGRLDMVARFNGSTESLDSLDTSEAVSPTVSQLSAVFERAAELRNNLHRLSSTPPLPSRGVSTKVGVLNSKIITKRVSAFASGNQGDEISNQKGQETPPRGSRGRVTPPSESINGGQGAGQCAPTTELYSNVGEPNEQREKTVSDAGVEAKVDVKPEEHSGTSEPSSTILQGDIHISVQNGETASEKRSSPKSADMVRQDGDRNTEEEEDRTLREEQSGRDSVDISTYSAVGEDFEGSQKDEEEDEGDDRYEPESSCVEISGLPVEEDPPPSRKIRFSTEPIQVFATYSNEDYDRRNEDVDPMAASAEYELEKRVERLDLFPVELEKDGDGLGISIIGMGAGADMGLEKLGIFVKTVTEGGAAHRDGRIQVNDLIVEVDGTSLVGVTQSFAASVLRNTSGTVKFVIGREKPGEQSEVAQLIQQTLEQERWQREMMEQRYNQYMDEQEGGDYGTDEEEDDDEEASPPYPSAIEVFDLAENEDMSPLETDPEKLAHKYKELQIKHAVTQAEIQQLKRKLHHAEQEKQRWRMDKAQLEQTLQENKERMEKLEGYWMEAQSLCQAVDEHLKETQAQYQALERKYSKAKRLIKEYQQKEIEYLKKETQRCAQVGAEANLLKEESGQLQEQVADLECRVEELKSEPL; the protein is encoded by the exons ATGATGAAGACCGAATCCACATCCAAGAGCACCGGCTCTGGCTCCACGCTCAGGAGCCCATCCCCGCACAGGAACGCGTACGAGGCGGGGATGCAGGCCCTGAAGCCCGTCAAAGACAATGCTGCAAATGGGGACATGCAGGAGGGCCCCCGAGGGCGCAGGTACGGCTCTAATGTGCACCGTATCAAGAACATGTTCCAGCAGATGCAGACCACATCCCCGGCCGAGGGAGAGGGTGAGGACAACGCCAGGATCGCCGACAAATCGGTGCGCCTCTCTCTGCCCAGAGCCGGTAGCCTGAACGAGAACGTGGATCACAGCGCGCTGTTGAAGCTCGGATCCACCGTGTCCGAGCGCGTCAGCAAGTTCGACACAAAACCGGAGAATGGGCACCAGCGGGCCTCCTCGCCCAGCTACTCCAAGCTACAGGAGACCCGCCGCATCTTTgaggagaagcagcagcaggagaaacTGCAGCAGGAGAAGCTGCAGCTGGAGAAACTGCAGCAGGAGAAGCTGGCTACAACCAGGGTGTTACTGAAGACAGATAAGGCCTCGAGCTTTCAGGATGGCAGGTTGGACATGGTGGCTCGTTTTAATGGCAGCACAGAGTCCCTGGACAGCCTGGACACTAGTGAAGCGGTGTCCCCTACAGTCAGCCAGCTCAGTGCTGTGTTTGAACGGGCAGCCGAGCTCCGGAACAACCTCCACCGCCTCTCCTCTACACCACCACTCCCTTCCAGAGGGGTCAGCACCAAGGTAGGCGTGTTGAACTCCAAGATAATCACAAAGAGGGTCAGTGCCTTTGCATCAGGCAACCAAGGGGATGAGATAAGCAATCAGAAGGGACAGGAGACACCTCCAAGGGGCTCCAGAGGAAGGGTGACTCCTCCATCTGAAAGCATTAATGGTGGCCAGGGTGCTGGCCAGTGTGCCCCAACTACTGAACTTTACAGTAATGTAGGAGAGCCAAatgaacaaagagaaaagacagtTTCAGATGCAGGTGTCGAGGCCAAAGTTGATGTTAAACCTGAGGAACACTCTGGGACCAGCGAGCCCAGCAGCACAATACTGCAAGGTGACATCCACATCTCAGTGCAGAATGGAGAAACTGCCTCAGAGAAGCGAAGCTCTCCAAAGAGTGCCGACATGGTCAGGCAGGATGGGGACAGAAatacagaggaggaggaagacaggactcTCAGAGAAGAACAGTCGGGCCGGGACTCTGTGGATATCAGTACCTACAGTGCGGTGGGGGAGGACTTTGAGGGAAGCCAgaaggatgaggaggaagatgagggcGATGACCGCTATGAGCCAGAGTCCAGCTGTGTGGAGATTTCAGGGCTGCCTGTGGAAGAGGATCCACCCCCTTCAAGAAAGATTCGCTTCAGCACAGAGCCCATCCAG GTGTTTGCCACCTATTCCAACGAGGACTATGACAGACGTAATGAAGATGTGGATCCAATGGCAGCGTCTGCTGAGTATGAACTGGAGAAAAGAGTGGAGAGGCTGGACCTGTTCCCTGTGGAGCTGGAGAAAG ACGGTGACGGCCTGGGCATCAGTATCATTGGGATGGGTGCAGGGGCTGACATGGGCCTGGAGAAACTGGGCATCTTTGTGAAGACTGTCACGGAAGGAGGAGCAGCACACAGGGATGGCAG GATCCAGGTGAACGATCTGATTGTGGAGGTGGATGGGACCAGTTTGGTGGGAGTCACCCAAAGCTTTGCCGCCTCTGTACTCAGGAACACCTCAGGAACCGTCAA GTTTGTGATTGGACGAGAGAAGCCGGGTGAACAGAGCGAAGTGGCCCAGCTCATCCAGCAGACCTTGGAGCAAGAGCGCTGGCAGAGGGAAATGATGGAGCAGCGCTACAACCAATACATGGATGAACAAGAG GGTGGGGATTATGGCACagatgaggaagaggatgacGATGAGGAAGCTAGTCCGCCGTATCCCAGTGCGATTGAGGTGTTTGACTTGGCGGAGAACGAGGACATGTCGCCTCTGGAGACAGACCCTGAGAAGCTGGCCCATAAATACAAAGAG CTCCAAATAAAACACGCTGTCACCCAGGCTGAGATCCAACAACTGAAAAGAAAG CTGCACCACGCAGAGCAGGAGAAGCAGCGCTGGCGTATGGACAAGGCCCAGCTGGAGCAAACCCTGCAGGAGAACAAGGAGCGAATGGAGAAGCTGGAGGGCTATTGGATGGAGGCTCAGAGCCTGTGCCAGGCAGTGGATGAGCACCTGAAGGAGACGCAGGCCCAGTATCAGGCCCTGGAGCGCAAATACAGCAAAGCCAAACGTCTGATCAAGGAGTATCAACAAAA GGAGATTGAGTACCTGAAGAAGGAGACCCAGCGCTGTGCACAAGTTGGGGCTGAGGCCAACCTTCTGAAAGAGGAGTCAGGGCAACTCCAAGAACAG GTGGCTGATCTGGAGTGCCGAGTGGAGGAGCTGAAATCTGAACCATTATAA